Proteins encoded within one genomic window of Ranitomeya variabilis isolate aRanVar5 chromosome 4, aRanVar5.hap1, whole genome shotgun sequence:
- the CD79A gene encoding B-cell antigen receptor complex-associated protein alpha chain isoform X7: protein MTMRGAYSTQENHVPCWSLEMLWVPTSISILFGEDTKIPCNYESKQNENVSVSWVQIYKLVKKINNVPFQETITKNLSSTSRILNIYNARKNDSGIYLCKVTAGSKMYTSCGTYLRVREPPVYLFFNIAEATKNRLITAEGIILLLCAIIPGTFLLYKRCHQAEAHKRLWEAYSTAGKASSNDYTSLSAVELLTIQGAHKAM, encoded by the exons TTCCATGCTGGAGTTTGGAGATGCTTTGGGTGCCCACCTCAATATCCATATTATTTGGGGAGGACACTAAGATTCCATGCAACTATGAGAGTAAGCAGAATGAGAATGTATCAGTCTCCTGGGTCCAGATCTACAAATTAGTGAAGAAGATAAACAACGTGCCATTCCAGGAAACCATAACCAAGAACTTGTCATCTACGTCCCGGATCCTGAACATCTACAATGCAAGGAAAAATGATAGCGGGATCTACCTGTGCAAAGTCACTGCAGGATCTAAGATGTATACGTCTTGTGGAACCTACCTAAGAGTGAGGG AACCTCCTGTTTACCTGTTCTTCAATATTGCGGAAGCTACAAAAAACAGATTAATCACCGCTGAGGGGATTATTCTGCTCCTCTGTGCTATTATCCCCGGGACCTTCCTCCTGTATAAG CGATGTCATCAAGCTGAGGCGCACAAGCGTTTATGGGAAGCGTACTCCACGGCGGGCAAAGCCAGCAGTAATGATTACACCTCCCTGTCTGCTGTAGAGCTATTGACCATCCAAGGGGCACATAAAGCGATGTAG
- the CD79A gene encoding B-cell antigen receptor complex-associated protein alpha chain isoform X3 yields MIALYSRRKADKTTKQPCSVPCWSLEMLWVPTSISILFGEDTKIPCNYESKQNENVSVSWVQIYKLVKKINNVPFQETITKNLSSTSRILNIYNARKNDSGIYLCKVTAGSKMYTSCGTYLRVREPPVYLFFNIAEATKNRLITAEGIILLLCAIIPGTFLLYKKRFENLNSMSLKEAEGENLYEGLNLEDCSLYEDISRGLQATYEDVGTFRAANIQLEKP; encoded by the exons TTCCATGCTGGAGTTTGGAGATGCTTTGGGTGCCCACCTCAATATCCATATTATTTGGGGAGGACACTAAGATTCCATGCAACTATGAGAGTAAGCAGAATGAGAATGTATCAGTCTCCTGGGTCCAGATCTACAAATTAGTGAAGAAGATAAACAACGTGCCATTCCAGGAAACCATAACCAAGAACTTGTCATCTACGTCCCGGATCCTGAACATCTACAATGCAAGGAAAAATGATAGCGGGATCTACCTGTGCAAAGTCACTGCAGGATCTAAGATGTATACGTCTTGTGGAACCTACCTAAGAGTGAGGG AACCTCCTGTTTACCTGTTCTTCAATATTGCGGAAGCTACAAAAAACAGATTAATCACCGCTGAGGGGATTATTCTGCTCCTCTGTGCTATTATCCCCGGGACCTTCCTCCTGTATAAG AAACGTTTCGAAAATCTGAACTCAATGTCTTTGAAAGAAGCCGAAGGAGAAAATCTTTATGAG GGGCTAAACTTGGAGGACTGTTCCTTGTATGAAGACATCTCCCGTGGTCTACAAGCCACCTATGAAGATGTGGGCACCTTCCGGGCAGCAAACATTCAACTGGAGAAACCTTGA
- the CD79A gene encoding B-cell antigen receptor complex-associated protein alpha chain isoform X5, producing MTMRGAYSTQENHVPCWSLEMLWVPTSISILFGEDTKIPCNYESKQNENVSVSWVQIYKLVKKINNVPFQETITKNLSSTSRILNIYNARKNDSGIYLCKVTAGSKMYTSCGTYLRVREPPVYLFFNIAEATKNRLITAEGIILLLCAIIPGTFLLYKKRFENLNSMSLKEAEGENLYEGLNLEDCSLYEDISRGLQATYEDVGTFRAANIQLEKP from the exons TTCCATGCTGGAGTTTGGAGATGCTTTGGGTGCCCACCTCAATATCCATATTATTTGGGGAGGACACTAAGATTCCATGCAACTATGAGAGTAAGCAGAATGAGAATGTATCAGTCTCCTGGGTCCAGATCTACAAATTAGTGAAGAAGATAAACAACGTGCCATTCCAGGAAACCATAACCAAGAACTTGTCATCTACGTCCCGGATCCTGAACATCTACAATGCAAGGAAAAATGATAGCGGGATCTACCTGTGCAAAGTCACTGCAGGATCTAAGATGTATACGTCTTGTGGAACCTACCTAAGAGTGAGGG AACCTCCTGTTTACCTGTTCTTCAATATTGCGGAAGCTACAAAAAACAGATTAATCACCGCTGAGGGGATTATTCTGCTCCTCTGTGCTATTATCCCCGGGACCTTCCTCCTGTATAAG AAACGTTTCGAAAATCTGAACTCAATGTCTTTGAAAGAAGCCGAAGGAGAAAATCTTTATGAG GGGCTAAACTTGGAGGACTGTTCCTTGTATGAAGACATCTCCCGTGGTCTACAAGCCACCTATGAAGATGTGGGCACCTTCCGGGCAGCAAACATTCAACTGGAGAAACCTTGA
- the CD79A gene encoding B-cell antigen receptor complex-associated protein alpha chain isoform X2 encodes MPLNALHLTWTTPKVMFFILLSVPCWSLEMLWVPTSISILFGEDTKIPCNYESKQNENVSVSWVQIYKLVKKINNVPFQETITKNLSSTSRILNIYNARKNDSGIYLCKVTAGSKMYTSCGTYLRVREPPVYLFFNIAEATKNRLITAEGIILLLCAIIPGTFLLYKKRFENLNSMSLKEAEGENLYEGLNLEDCSLYEDISRGLQATYEDVGTFRAANIQLEKP; translated from the exons TTCCATGCTGGAGTTTGGAGATGCTTTGGGTGCCCACCTCAATATCCATATTATTTGGGGAGGACACTAAGATTCCATGCAACTATGAGAGTAAGCAGAATGAGAATGTATCAGTCTCCTGGGTCCAGATCTACAAATTAGTGAAGAAGATAAACAACGTGCCATTCCAGGAAACCATAACCAAGAACTTGTCATCTACGTCCCGGATCCTGAACATCTACAATGCAAGGAAAAATGATAGCGGGATCTACCTGTGCAAAGTCACTGCAGGATCTAAGATGTATACGTCTTGTGGAACCTACCTAAGAGTGAGGG AACCTCCTGTTTACCTGTTCTTCAATATTGCGGAAGCTACAAAAAACAGATTAATCACCGCTGAGGGGATTATTCTGCTCCTCTGTGCTATTATCCCCGGGACCTTCCTCCTGTATAAG AAACGTTTCGAAAATCTGAACTCAATGTCTTTGAAAGAAGCCGAAGGAGAAAATCTTTATGAG GGGCTAAACTTGGAGGACTGTTCCTTGTATGAAGACATCTCCCGTGGTCTACAAGCCACCTATGAAGATGTGGGCACCTTCCGGGCAGCAAACATTCAACTGGAGAAACCTTGA